A single Anatilimnocola floriformis DNA region contains:
- a CDS encoding chemotaxis protein CheW gives MEPTEKVSTHVVDAAIRVDVGLLDKLMMLVGELVLARNQILQHSQSHEDSGFLGAVQQLNLLTTELQTSVMKTRMQPIGNVLSKFPRIVRDLSVACGKQVRVEIDGQETELDKTLIEAIRDPLTHLIRNAVDHGIEPPAVRKAQGKSEEGRLKLVAFHEGGKVIVEISDDGGGIDETKVRDKALKANLITAEVAARMTRQDLLRLIFVPGFSTADRVTQFSGRGVGMDVVRTNLERIGGTVDVESTPGQGTTIRTKIPLTLAIIPALIVASGGERYAIPQVNLLELVWLDAEHAQHGIERLHGVPVYRLRGKLLPLVFLDEQLQLAVLRKEGDELNIVVLQADERPFGLVVDAIRDTEEIVVKPLQKQLKGIAAFSGAAIMGDGRVALVLDPVGLAQRASVISGARCRALGEQEISTGPTEIESHALLLFAPTAGGRMAVPLAHVARLEEVPRSRLELLGERLVMQYRGEILPIIDISAELAALAVRSSPFDPGPASPSDLVSVVVYDSGAERIGLIVGAILDIVNDPLAVRALANRDGVLFTAVVHDQVTEFVDVAALIEATKPHHLQPTN, from the coding sequence TTGGAGCCCACGGAAAAGGTATCCACGCACGTCGTTGATGCGGCGATTCGCGTGGACGTCGGGTTGCTCGATAAGCTGATGATGCTGGTAGGCGAGCTAGTGCTCGCGCGGAATCAGATTCTGCAACATAGCCAATCGCATGAAGACAGCGGTTTCCTCGGCGCCGTGCAGCAGCTGAATCTGCTGACCACGGAGTTACAAACCAGCGTGATGAAAACGCGGATGCAACCAATCGGGAACGTTCTGAGCAAGTTTCCGCGGATCGTGCGTGACTTGTCGGTCGCCTGCGGAAAACAAGTGCGCGTCGAAATTGATGGACAAGAGACGGAACTCGACAAAACGCTGATTGAAGCCATTCGTGATCCCCTCACTCATCTGATTCGCAACGCCGTCGATCATGGCATCGAGCCGCCGGCCGTCCGAAAAGCGCAGGGTAAGTCGGAGGAGGGGCGGCTGAAACTTGTCGCCTTTCACGAAGGCGGCAAGGTAATCGTCGAAATCTCTGACGACGGTGGCGGCATCGATGAAACGAAAGTGCGCGACAAAGCACTCAAAGCAAATCTAATTACGGCGGAAGTCGCGGCCCGCATGACGCGACAAGACCTGCTGCGACTGATCTTCGTGCCGGGTTTCTCCACGGCCGACCGCGTCACGCAGTTTTCCGGACGCGGCGTGGGGATGGACGTCGTCCGCACCAACCTAGAGCGAATCGGCGGCACGGTCGACGTCGAAAGCACGCCCGGACAAGGCACCACGATCCGCACCAAGATCCCCCTGACGCTGGCCATCATTCCTGCGCTGATCGTAGCCAGCGGCGGCGAGCGCTATGCGATTCCGCAAGTCAACCTGCTGGAACTTGTCTGGCTCGACGCTGAGCACGCGCAGCACGGGATCGAACGGCTGCACGGCGTGCCCGTTTATCGTTTACGCGGAAAACTGTTGCCGCTGGTCTTTCTGGACGAGCAACTGCAACTTGCCGTATTGCGCAAAGAGGGTGATGAGCTCAACATCGTCGTGCTGCAGGCCGACGAGCGGCCTTTTGGGCTCGTGGTCGATGCAATTCGGGACACGGAAGAAATCGTGGTCAAGCCGTTGCAGAAGCAGCTCAAGGGAATCGCGGCTTTCTCCGGTGCGGCGATCATGGGTGACGGGCGAGTCGCACTGGTGCTCGATCCGGTCGGGTTGGCGCAGCGCGCGAGCGTGATTTCAGGAGCTAGGTGCCGAGCCTTAGGAGAGCAGGAGATTTCCACAGGCCCCACGGAAATAGAAAGTCATGCGCTGTTGTTGTTTGCTCCCACCGCCGGCGGCCGCATGGCGGTTCCGCTCGCCCACGTGGCCCGGCTGGAAGAAGTTCCTCGCTCTCGCCTAGAACTGCTGGGAGAGCGGCTCGTCATGCAATACCGCGGTGAGATACTCCCCATTATTGATATTTCAGCTGAGCTGGCCGCGTTGGCAGTCCGATCGTCGCCGTTCGACCCGGGACCGGCGTCGCCCTCGGATCTTGTATCTGTCGTGGTTTATGACTCCGGTGCGGAGCGGATCGGGCTGATCGTCGGCGCGATATTGGACATCGTTAATGATCCGCTGGCCGTGCGCGCACTCGCCAATCGCGACGGCGTGCTATTTACAGCCGTCGTCCACGACCAGGTCACCGAATTCGTCGATGTCGCAGCCTTGATCGAAGCCACGAAACCACATCATTTGCAGCCAACAAACTAA
- a CDS encoding chemotaxis protein CheW: MSLPQQFCTFYLGEQCYGLDVLKVQEVVRSQSLTRVPLAHPAVRGLINLRGQIVTAIDLRRRLNLPDVGANNEPVNVVLQTDDGAVSLLVDDIGDVLEVSQQQFELPPETLQGVAREFIQGAYKLPDRLLVILDPERIVSVMNLSEAKSQSDLHRASLLHEE, from the coding sequence ATGTCGCTTCCGCAACAATTCTGCACCTTTTATCTAGGCGAGCAGTGCTATGGGCTCGACGTGTTGAAAGTGCAGGAGGTGGTCCGCAGCCAATCGCTGACGCGCGTCCCGCTCGCGCATCCTGCGGTGCGAGGACTCATCAATTTACGCGGACAAATCGTGACGGCGATTGACCTGCGACGGCGTTTGAACTTGCCGGACGTTGGAGCGAACAATGAACCGGTGAACGTCGTTTTGCAAACCGACGACGGCGCGGTCAGTTTGCTCGTGGACGACATCGGCGACGTGCTTGAAGTCTCGCAGCAGCAATTCGAGCTTCCACCGGAAACGCTCCAAGGAGTGGCCCGTGAGTTCATTCAGGGCGCTTACAAGCTCCCCGACCGGTTGTTGGTCATTCTGGACCCCGAGCGAATCGTCTCGGTAATGAACCTTTCCGAAGCCAAATCCCAATCAGATCTACACCGAGCATCACTCCTGCACGAAGAGTAA